One genomic region from Mycoplasmopsis meleagridis encodes:
- a CDS encoding chromate transporter, translating into MKKTKEKVGTNKIKDFFVIFLFVIKITLIGFGGGNALMPVIEKEAVYKKGWLTKEEFDRMVIVTNMLPGPSVIQSISYICIKKFGKFWGSILTLLSMLPHLFLALGIYLAVAQFPQKYLYVISVGVLGSIIGVLFAFGWSYMKKSKNKINVPLWVFLFLFTFIFCVFIPSPGNIPVIVMIAVFIFLGLTEYLFYKKSKRKKKEK; encoded by the coding sequence TTGTTATTTTTTTATTTGTTATCAAAATTACACTAATAGGTTTTGGTGGTGGTAATGCTCTTATGCCTGTTATTGAAAAAGAGGCAGTTTATAAAAAAGGATGACTTACTAAAGAAGAATTTGATCGAATGGTAATTGTAACTAATATGTTACCAGGACCGTCTGTAATTCAATCAATTTCTTATATTTGTATTAAAAAATTTGGAAAATTCTGAGGTTCAATATTAACGCTTTTAAGTATGCTTCCACATTTATTTTTAGCACTAGGTATTTATCTTGCAGTAGCACAGTTTCCACAAAAATATTTATATGTTATTTCTGTTGGCGTACTTGGTTCTATTATTGGCGTTTTATTTGCTTTTGGATGAAGTTATATGAAAAAAAGCAAAAATAAAATTAATGTTCCTTTATGAGTATTTTTATTTTTATTTACATTTATTTTTTGCGTTTTTATTCCTTCTCCAGGTAATATTCCGGTAATTGTTATGATAGCAGTGTTCATATTTTTAGGACTAACTGAATATCTATTTTATAAAAAGAGCAAAAGAAAAAAGAAGGAGAAATAA